CCTCTACCCCACGCCTGGGATCCGGATATTGGGAAGAACTCTCTCCAGAGCTACGAGCTCAGCCCGAATACTCACTTCTCCCTGATGGTGCAAAATGGAGCCGACGGTAGTAAGTACCCCGAATTGGTGCTGGAACGCGCCCTGGACCGCGAAGAAAAGGCTGCTCACCACCTGGTCCTTACGGCCTCGGATGGGGGCGATCCGGTGCGCACAGGCACCGCGCGCATCCGCGTGACGGTTCTGGATGCGAATGACAACGCGCCAGCGTTTGCCCAGCCCGAGTACCGCGCGAGCGTTCCGGAGAATCTGGCCGTGGGCACGCAGCTGCTTGTAGTCAACGCTACCGACCCTGACGAAGGAGTCAATGCGGAAGTGAGGTATTCCTTCCGGTATGTGGACGACAAGGCGGCCCAAGTTTTCAAACTAGATTGTAATTCAGGGACAATATCAACAATAGGGGAGTTGGATCACGAGGAGTCAGGATTCTACCAGATGGAAGTGCAAGCAATGGATAATGCAGGATATTCTGCGCGAGCCAAAGTCCTGATCACTGTTCTGGACGTGAACGACAACGCCCCAGAGGTGGTCCTCACCTCTCTCGCCAGCTCGGTTCCCGAAAACTCTCCCAGAGGGACATTAATTgcccttttaaatgtaaatgaccaAGATTCTGAGGTAAACGGACAGGTGATCTGTTTCATCCAAGGAAATCTGccctttaaattagaaaaatcttaCGGAAATTACTATAGTTTAGTCACAGACATAGTCTTGGATAGGGAACAGGTTCCTAGCTACAACATCACAGTGACCGCCACTGACCGGGGAACCCCGCCCCTATCTACGGAAATTCACATCTTGCTGAACGTGGCAGACACCAACGACAACCCGCCGGTCTTCCTTCAGGCCTCCTATTCCGCTTATATCCCAGAGAACAATCCCAGAGGAGCTTCCCTCGTCTCCGTGACCGCCCACGACCCCGACTGTGAGGAGAACGCCCAGATCACTTATTCCCTGGCTGAGGACACCGTCCAAGGGGCACCCCTATCGTCCTACGTGTCCATCAACTCCGACTCTGGGGTACTGTATGCGCTGAGCTCCTTCGACTACGAGCAGTTGAGAGACTTGCAAGTGAAAGTGATGGCGCGGGACAACGGGCACCCACCCCTCAGCAGCAACGTGTCGTTGAGTCTGTTTGTGCTGGACCAGAACGACAATGCGCCCGAGATCCTGTACCCCGCCCTCCCCACAGACGGTTCCACTGGCGTGGAGCTGGCGCCCCGCTCCGCAGAGCCCGGCTACCTGGTGACCAAGGTGGTGGCGGTGGACAGAGACTCGGGCCAGAACGCCTGGCTGTCCTACCGCCTGCTCAAGGCCAGCGAGCCAGGACTCTTCGCGGTGGGGCTGCACACCGGCGAGGTGCGCACGGCGCGGGCCCTGCTGGACAGAGACGCGCTCAAGCAGAGCCTCGTGGTGGCCGTCCAGGACCACGGCCAGCCCCCTCTCTCGGCCACCGTCACGCTCACGGTGGCTGTGGCCGACAGCATCCCCAAAGTCCTGGCGGACCTCGGCAGCCTCGAGTCTCCAGTTAATTCTGAAACCTCGGACCTTACGCTGTACCTAGTGGTGGCGGTGGCCGCGGTCTCCTGCGTCTTCCTGGCCTTCGTCATCGTGTTGCTGGCGCTCAGGCTGCGGCGCTGGCACAAGTCACGCCTGCTGCAGGCTTCAGAAGGCGGCTTCACAGGAGCCCCGGCGTCGCACTTTGTGGGCGTGGACGGGGTGCAGGCTTTTCTGCAGACCTATTCCCACAAGGTCTCCCTCACCTCGGACTCGCGCAAGAGTCACCCGATCTTGCCCCAGCCCAACTATGCAGACACGCTCGTCAGCCAGGAGAGCGGTGGAAAAAGCGAGTCCCTTTTGCTGTCAGGTGATTCCGTATTTTCTAAAGACAGTCGTGCGTTAATTCAGGTGAGTTTATATcaaatcttttcttcttccttccttccttccttccttccttccttccttctttcctttctttctttctttctttctttctttctttctttctttctttctttctttcttttctttctttctttctttctttctctttctttctttctttctttctttctttctttctttctttctttctttctttctttctctctctctctctctctctttctttctttcctctctttcctctcttttctctctttcctttcttttcttgttctgtcgcccacgctggaatgcagcggcacgatcatagctcactgcagcctcaaactcctaggctcaagcaattctcccgccttctCCGGTGTAACAGGGACTACAGTTGCAAGCCACAGCCCtgctatctatctgtctatctatctgcctgtctctctatctatctatctatctatctatctatctatgtatctatctattactttcttgtagagacaggagtctcactatgttggccaggctgatctggaacttgggctcaggtgagcctcctgcttcaccctccataagtgctgggattaggggcatgaaccacagtgccccGCCCTTATCAAATATTCTTTTCTGAGCCTGGAGAAATATATCCCTTAGCACATCTGGAATTTATAAAGCAGACAtcaataaatttatacatatgtgACAGACACCAACAACAATCCAGCCACCTTCCCTCATACcttatttatgtacatatattttaaatgatagatATAATTTATTAACAATTTATAACATTAATACTCTATATCATTTTCTAGCTTAATTTATCAATGGTAATGCTCTTTtcccacttttaatttttttcccattgaccATGCAGCAGTTTTGTGTAGAACATCTGATAACAACTGATCTGTTTATCTAGAGGGGAGAAATCTAATtcaatggaaaatataaataaaattttagtaaacTTTTATAAATAGAGTGGCTTTTAACTACACTTGAGATTGCTAGCAAATTCATAAAGTGAATTTAGTTTCTTTCAAAGTGCAGTAATTCTTTCTGGCCATTAGGGATATGTCCATTTATACTTTCTCAGTATCCCAAGTCATTTCATGGTTTTAAATCATTTATGAACTTCCAAATATagtgaatttatttcttctgcatttaaaattttatcacttAAATATACAATATCCTGTATTGCCATGACAAAAAACAGTAAAGACTATTTTTCACTTCTGTTATGCATTTCATTAATACAATATCTGTGTGTGTTTCCAAGTTAGAcatttcttttgcccatttcctaCATTAATGATATTAATGATGACTTTGTGGAATATTCAGAATTAACAAAATGTGTTTTGAGTACTTTTTTAGTACTGGGGCAAATTTGCAGTAATTTCCCTTGCTTTCTACATTAAATTCCCCATAACTATTACAACTAAGGGAAAATTTCTGAAACGTGCACAGATTCTAAGTGTTTTCTGAGAACTTTATGCTTATTGTAGAGTGTTTACAGATACTGAATGCTAAAGTGTATTACTCTTTGAAAAGCATTGCCTGATTTCTTTTGGTGAATTCTGTAAAGGTGTAGGGAAACATAACAtcccaattattttttctttcttctttgtttgctGCCTGTCTACTGTGAAACATACAAAACATACAATAATTAAAACTCAGAAAAGAGATTGGATACCACTTAGAGAATGAAAGACATCCAAAGGCTCTAAAATGAGGCAGTTGCTGCTTCTGAGACCAAAAAAGGGGACAAAATATAGAGTGTGTGGTTCTACTTGTgtgattttttgaaagaaagtatTTGAATTTATCTAAACATTCTAAATTTGTGTTTACattagttttcaaataaaatttaataagtaCAGTGTTCTATAGGTAATATTGAAAGAAATAGAGGACAATGAACCCTCCCTTCTCCATCGTCTTGTAGGAACTACCAAAATGTTTATCACATGGACAGTTCTCATATGTAGTCAAATAGAAAGAAAGACATAATAGGAAAACAAATGATTTGGAAAGCTAAGCTAACATGGTCTAATTATTCTGACCTCTGTTCACCTAACTTGATTTAGGAACAAATCATTGAGAGTTAGAGCATAATAGTCAAGACCTTTAGACGATATCTCAAATATCAGTGATTTCAATCAACTATGTTTCCAGTTTGAGCTGAATagactttattaaatatttgttgaatgaatggataaacaaataatGTACTCTGGGGATTACCTGATACcaggattttgaattttcagataaGTCGTAGAAGGACAGCAGCTTTGCAATTAGCTAACTTCTTAACTGTGTCACCTTTagaaagttatttaatctctttgagcTTCAGCAAAGTACAAATAATCATATCTAATTTGAAAGGTCCTGGTGATGGCTAGAGCTAACAAAAATCATCTGATTCACAGCATGCAATTAGTTAACAGTAGCCATTTTTAGTggttgacaaaaaaaaaaaaggatttatatTTTCAATGCCAGCACACTCGATGTCCTGTTGGGAAAAGTAATAATGATTTTTGTGCTTCTCCATGTGGTACAATGGAATGATTTGTGGATGgaaataaaactattctaaaattttttgaaagCTGGTTTAAAAATCTTAAGTGCCTAGGTACATTCTTGATTGAGAAGCCACAGTTTTAGGCCATAAaagatggggaaaatatttttgtatgagaCAATTTTGTGAGtgttactttttctttgtctgaACCATAGTGAAATCTAAACAAGGATCCTAggaaacttattttaaagaaGCAGTTTACTTCAATGGGATCTTAGATAATTTCACCAGAAAATGGATCACCGAAACCTTAAGGCTGGTGATCATTATTTGGTTTAGGCCATATAAGAACTGAAACTAATGGCTTAGCTTTAGGATTTTTAGGACACTTGTTGATAATTTAGGATTGGTAATTAAGATATGTGTTGATTGTTTTCTGAGACTAACTGGGCAATGGGTTTGGATATGTTTACATTTCTTCTGATTCCAGTCATAAAATTATGTCAAGGACTTTTCTTGTCTTCTTATGTGTATGACAGGTGGATATGTATCCATTTCATCTAATAAGTTAAAGCGTTCagctataatttaaaatttttagcttCACTGTTTTATAGAACCTAAAATTGGAACGTAATCAGTCAGAAGACATTCTTCCACTGCTTTCTTTCCAGAAGTATTATGCTTTTTGAAGCAGCAATAGCATAGGAATGTTAAGGAAACTATACAACACTTTTATAGTGTATTTAATCTCATACATCacttttcaataaattataaGGCTAATGACAAATGAGCGAAGTGTATCAGTTTTCTTTATGACATGTAACAGAGTATAGCTGTGATCATGAATTGAATAGTTCTGGTGCAAAATCTTCTTTATCCTCATATAAGATGTCAGGTTTAGAAAAGCAAACACATAGTTTCGAAGGGATGTTGATCAAACTGATGAGGCTAAATCTCAAGAAAGAGACACAGTTACTCTCTAATGCTACACTTtgagttttcactttttttttttttttttttttttttttgagacagagtctcgatctgtcaccaagctggagtgcagtggcactatctcagctcactgcaacttctgcctcccgggttcaagtgattctcctgcctcagcctcccgagtagctggaactacaggcgcgccactacacccagctaatttttgtatttttagtagagatggggttggccagaatggtctcgatctgttgaccttgtgatccactcgcctcggcctcccaaatagctgagattacaggtgtgagccaccatgcccggccactttGAGTTCACTTTTAAGAAACCATACTTAATGGAAAATTACCAATAACAGGGCATACTGTTTAGGATGCATTCCTAAAATATTGATGGCAAAAGATAGCCAGCCTTTGGCAAAGctaattggaaaaaatattttataaaggctGAGACTTCTGGATAGCATAAGGGAAGGGCTCTGGttcaggaaaatgtttttaaaaaactgtcattGAAGAGACCATAGAATCAAACAAAATAGTTTAATCTGTATGTAAAAGAAGTTAGTACcaccataatttttctttttttttttttttttttttgagacggagtctcactgtgtctcccaggctggagtgcagtggcgcgatctcggctcactgcaagctccgccccccgggttcacgccattctcccgcctcagcctcccaagtagctgggactacaggcacccgctaccgcgcccggctagttttttgtatttttagtagagacggggtttcaccatgttagccaggatagtctcgatctcctgaccttgtgatccacccgcctcggcctcccaaagtgctgggattacaggcttgagccaccgcgcccggcccataatttTTCTTAGACATGTCATATAAGGATCTACTCTGTGTACTGTCATTGAGGGCAGATATAATTTCTTAGTTCATCATTAGCTCTCTGAAGTATTTCACACAGTAGTTTGTACACCTTCTAAGTTCTCAATGCAATACTTGAGTTCAATTATTGGAAAGTggtctcagagaaaaaaagaatcatagtGCAAAACCAATTATTTTACACGGGCTTTTCCTCTATATCTAAACCCTAATAAGAGGCAGCTGTCTGACTTACcttttgtggggggggggggggggaggacggagtctcactctgtcgcccaagctggagtgcaagtggtgcgatctcagctcactgcaacctctgccaaccgggttcaacctctgcctcccgggttcaagcgattctcctgcctcagcctctccagtagctgggattacaggcacccaccaccatgcccgactaatttttaaaaatatttttagtaggctgggcacggtggttcacgcctgtaattccagcattttgggaggccgaggcaggcggatcatgaggtcaggagatcaagaccatcctggctaacacggtgaagctccgtctctactaaaaatacaaaacgaaaattagccgggtgtggtggcgggtgcctgggtggctgaggcaggagaatggcgtgaacccgggaggtggagttgcagtgagcggagatcgcaccactgcactccagcctgggcgacagagtgagactcgtcccaaaaaaaaaaaattttttttaatagagacagggtttcaccaagttggccaggctgctcttgaactcttgacctcaggtgatccgcctgcctcggcctcccaaagtgctgggattacaggcatgagccactgcatcctgccAACTGTCTGACTTATCTTAAAAGGCTAAGGACCTGGTTTGTTTGTCAAATTTTGAAAATAGACGCCTCAGTTCATAAGATTTCCATATtgtgtggcaggcacctgttatcccagctactcaggaagctgaggcaggagaatcacttgcacctgggagacagaggttgcagtgagctgagatcatgccactgcactccagcctgggcgacacagtgagactctgaccaaaaaaaaaaaaaaaaaaaaaaaaaaaaaaatccatattgtGAAACCTCTTAGAAGCTTCCTATGTAATTTCAGCTGAAGATTCAGCCAACAATTCATTCTGAGACTGTGTTCCATGGAAAAAGTAAAGCccaggcatggaggtgggaatagaaagaaagattctcAGCCTACAAATACTCAAAcgtcaagaagaaataaaaataagtcatcaCTTTGACTTCATGTGCTGACATCACTGAGGTTATAAATTCCCAGGAATATTTTATTGCAGGAGCAAGACCGCACTACTGCCTTTCAGCTTGCAAGTTCCAGTGAGAAACGTCTTTCTATCTGCTCTCAACTAACTCTACAGAACGCTGTCCTCTCATTTCTTCAGGCTGCGGTTCTAGAGTAGGGACTCAGAGTGCCACTGTTGGCCAGTGTGGAAACAGAGATAAATGAGCCAATCCCCAAACATTCCCGCTTGGTGGCTTTTCTAATTTCATGGAATGCAAATCCAAGAGCAGACCCACAACATTCCTATTATGGCTCCTAGTTCTACAAATTATAAGCAGGAACGGAATGGATTTACAGGCAATGAGTTCAGCTCCTTCTTGGCTGGAGACTCTATAATCCAAGAATAGTTTGAAAAGGGGCTTATCTGGGCTGGAGCAGCAGCAACTCTAACTGTGGAAGAGATGAGTAATGGTGATGGACTAATAGGCTGGGTAGAACCAAGGCAACTAATGCTTCCTTTCCTGCTATTTCTGTCCTGCTAGGCATTCTTTATGCAGATCCATTATTCAGTCCCAGAGGAGCTGGCCAAGAGTTTGGTGATGGGAAACCTTGCCAAGGATCTGGGACTCAGTGTCCAGGACATGCCCGCTTGAAAGCTTTGGGTTAATGCTGAGAAATAATACTTCATTCTAAGTGGAGAAAGTGGAGACTTACTTGTGAGTGACTGAATGGATCAGGAGCAGATATGCCCCCCAATTATAGGTTGGACCGTAAAGCTCTGAAATAGTTGAAGGc
This sequence is a window from Papio anubis isolate 15944 chromosome 5, Panubis1.0, whole genome shotgun sequence. Protein-coding genes within it:
- the LOC101006303 gene encoding protocadherin gamma-A12 isoform X9, with the protein product MRMIPERPHRDCKDLVLLGILLGILWETRCTQIRYSVPEELEKGSRVGDISKHLGLEPRELAERGVRIVPRDRTQLFALNPRSGSLVTAGRIDREELCMGAIKCQLNLDILIEDKVKIYGVEVEVRDINDNAPYFRESELEIKISENAATDMRFPLPHAWDPDIGKNSLQSYELSPNTHFSLMVQNGADGSKYPELVLERALDREEKAAHHLVLTASDGGDPVRTGTARIRVTVLDANDNAPAFAQPEYRASVPENLAVGTQLLVVNATDPDEGVNAEVRYSFRYVDDKAAQVFKLDCNSGTISTIGELDHEESGFYQMEVQAMDNAGYSARAKVLITVLDVNDNAPEVVLTSLASSVPENSPRGTLIALLNVNDQDSEVNGQVICFIQGNLPFKLEKSYGNYYSLVTDIVLDREQVPSYNITVTATDRGTPPLSTEIHILLNVADTNDNPPVFLQASYSAYIPENNPRGASLVSVTAHDPDCEENAQITYSLAEDTVQGAPLSSYVSINSDSGVLYALSSFDYEQLRDLQVKVMARDNGHPPLSSNVSLSLFVLDQNDNAPEILYPALPTDGSTGVELAPRSAEPGYLVTKVVAVDRDSGQNAWLSYRLLKASEPGLFAVGLHTGEVRTARALLDRDALKQSLVVAVQDHGQPPLSATVTLTVAVADSIPKVLADLGSLESPVNSETSDLTLYLVVAVAAVSCVFLAFVIVLLALRLRRWHKSRLLQASEGGFTGAPASHFVGVDGVQAFLQTYSHKVSLTSDSRKSHPILPQPNYADTLVSQESGGKSESLLLSGDSVFSKDSRALIQQAPPNTDWRFSQAQRPGTSGSQNGDDTGTWPNNQFDTEMLQAMILASASEAADGSSTLGGGAGTMGLSARYGPQFTLQHVPDYRQNVYIPGSNATLTNAAGKRDGKAPAGGNGNKKKSGKKEKK